From Natrinema salaciae, the proteins below share one genomic window:
- a CDS encoding MaoC family dehydratase: MRYFEDIEVGTVEEFGDYHVTEEEILEFAEQYDPQPFHTDEDAANESAFGELVASGWHTAAISMRMLVDNHLLEQAGMGGRGADELRWQQPVTPGDTLSLRTEVLDKHRSESDPRRGYVDNAVEVLNQDGDVVLSYTVTGMIERRNPDE, translated from the coding sequence ATGCGCTACTTCGAAGACATCGAGGTCGGGACGGTCGAGGAGTTCGGTGACTATCACGTCACCGAGGAGGAGATACTCGAATTCGCCGAACAGTACGATCCGCAGCCGTTCCACACGGACGAGGACGCGGCGAACGAGTCGGCGTTCGGCGAGTTAGTCGCGTCGGGGTGGCACACCGCCGCGATATCCATGCGGATGCTCGTCGACAACCACCTCCTCGAGCAGGCGGGCATGGGCGGTCGCGGCGCGGACGAACTCCGGTGGCAGCAACCGGTCACGCCGGGCGACACGTTGTCGCTTCGAACCGAGGTGCTGGACAAACACCGCTCCGAGAGTGATCCGCGTCGCGGGTACGTGGACAACGCCGTGGAAGTGCTGAACCAGGACGGCGACGTCGTCCTCTCCTACACGGTTACGGGAATGATCGAGCGGCGAAACCCGGACGAGTAG
- a CDS encoding MMPL family transporter, translating to MSWVDRFAETIMAYSRPVIAVMLVLTVVAGAGAGTIEQSSDLGQFQSDTTESEKLEYVEANFSTGPNNTTVAQVIVRGDNVLTRDSQLETLRLQQSFRENETIDRTLVDDRPTIGVANLLAIASITGEQQRELAATAAEFEAVNATVREERGALEERRAELNATQRELRAALDTLHEEPSASPRAQFDAVAANSSVELDDTQYATFNESAQLRRNAENESQIAAASRLGTQGVLADEYQDLERRSEDLESQADRLEELGGQLAEQQAALENATSPTLQEQIDAVESMNATEYERALDTVLGEESAGQLSGLAFMPTNYEAGSTSSNATMLMVTHQSEGGGGRGGTASDAVVDAQLAMQSIANEDVAGDGSSVIVFGGGVMSQEIENSMGDSLAIVGPLALLFVVVALLVAYRDLLDILLGLFGIVAVLVWTFGFMGWAGIDFNQMFIAVPVLLIGLSIDYAIHIFMRHREQRQHGGAYGDDDARGSMRVALAGVGIALVLVTATTAIGFLSNLTSPVPPIQDFGIVSAVGITAALLVFGTLVPALKVELDERLENRGFDRRKRAFGTGGGRFSQLLSTGSTAARRVPIVVILVAALVSAGGAYGATQVDTSFDQEDFIAEDPPEWTSTLPGPLEPSDYSMKENLAFVNRNFVREDSQAQILVEGTVTDPETVRRLSEAEREAADSDVAVPLSSDEADVQSPLRTMQRVAAENESFNATLTAADTDGDGVPDRNVEQVYDELFAVAPDEAAGVIHRTQDGDYEAVRMVVSTSGAAAMSDVTTEMQAIADGLDGNGLEATATGQTILFDIVQEQLMDTVIESLLITLVAVFVFLMVAYRLTKGSATLGAVTLLPVVFSVSWILGTMALLEIPFNVMTGMITSLTVGLGVAYSIHMSERYSLELERTGSVWEAMSRTVTGTGGALLGSAATTVGGFGVLVVAILPPLQQFGIITGMTIIYAFLASVLVLPSLLVVWTKYLGPDVSFDAPSDSSAVATASDGGQVTAASNDQDGT from the coding sequence ATGAGCTGGGTCGATCGATTCGCCGAGACGATTATGGCGTACAGTCGACCCGTGATCGCTGTCATGCTCGTACTCACGGTCGTTGCGGGTGCCGGTGCCGGGACGATCGAGCAGTCGTCGGACCTCGGGCAGTTCCAGAGCGATACCACGGAATCCGAGAAACTGGAGTACGTCGAAGCGAACTTCTCGACCGGCCCGAACAACACGACCGTAGCTCAGGTGATCGTGCGGGGCGACAACGTCCTCACACGGGACTCGCAACTCGAGACTCTTCGGCTCCAACAGTCGTTCCGGGAGAACGAGACGATCGACCGGACGCTCGTCGACGACCGGCCGACGATCGGCGTCGCGAATCTCCTCGCGATCGCGTCGATTACCGGCGAGCAACAGCGCGAGTTAGCGGCGACGGCTGCGGAGTTCGAGGCGGTGAACGCGACCGTTCGGGAGGAACGTGGCGCGTTGGAGGAACGACGTGCGGAACTGAACGCGACTCAACGGGAGCTGCGTGCGGCTCTCGACACGCTTCACGAGGAGCCGTCGGCATCGCCGCGGGCGCAGTTCGATGCGGTAGCCGCGAACTCGTCGGTCGAACTCGACGACACGCAGTACGCGACGTTCAACGAGTCGGCGCAGCTCCGCAGAAACGCCGAGAACGAGTCACAGATCGCGGCGGCCTCCCGGCTCGGCACGCAGGGTGTCCTCGCCGACGAGTACCAGGACCTCGAACGGCGCAGCGAGGACCTCGAGTCACAGGCCGATCGGCTCGAGGAACTCGGCGGCCAGCTGGCGGAACAGCAGGCGGCGCTGGAGAACGCCACGTCGCCCACGCTGCAGGAACAGATCGACGCGGTCGAGTCGATGAACGCCACCGAGTACGAACGCGCGCTCGATACCGTCCTGGGTGAGGAGTCGGCCGGGCAGCTGAGTGGGCTGGCGTTCATGCCGACGAACTACGAGGCGGGTTCGACGAGTTCGAACGCGACGATGCTGATGGTCACACACCAGAGCGAGGGTGGCGGCGGTCGAGGCGGAACGGCATCCGACGCGGTCGTCGATGCGCAACTGGCCATGCAGTCCATCGCGAACGAGGACGTCGCGGGAGACGGATCGTCGGTCATCGTCTTCGGCGGCGGAGTCATGAGCCAGGAGATCGAGAACTCGATGGGCGATAGCCTCGCGATCGTCGGTCCGCTCGCGCTGCTGTTCGTCGTCGTCGCCCTGTTGGTCGCGTACCGCGATCTGCTGGACATCCTCCTCGGCCTGTTCGGTATCGTCGCCGTCCTCGTCTGGACGTTCGGCTTCATGGGCTGGGCGGGTATCGACTTCAACCAGATGTTCATCGCGGTCCCGGTCCTCCTGATCGGGCTGTCGATCGACTACGCGATCCACATCTTCATGCGCCACCGCGAGCAGCGCCAGCACGGTGGTGCGTACGGCGATGACGACGCTCGTGGCTCGATGCGGGTGGCGCTGGCCGGCGTCGGCATCGCCCTCGTGTTGGTGACTGCGACGACGGCTATCGGATTCCTCTCGAACCTCACGAGTCCGGTGCCGCCGATTCAGGACTTCGGTATCGTCAGCGCGGTCGGCATCACGGCAGCCCTGCTCGTGTTCGGAACGCTGGTTCCGGCTCTCAAGGTCGAACTGGACGAACGCCTCGAGAATCGCGGCTTCGATCGGCGCAAGCGGGCGTTCGGAACGGGCGGTGGCCGGTTCAGCCAGCTGTTGTCCACCGGGTCGACGGCGGCGCGACGGGTTCCGATCGTCGTCATCCTCGTCGCAGCCCTCGTGAGCGCGGGCGGCGCGTACGGGGCGACGCAGGTAGACACCAGCTTCGATCAGGAGGATTTCATCGCGGAGGATCCCCCGGAGTGGACGAGCACCCTTCCCGGCCCGCTCGAGCCCAGCGACTACTCGATGAAGGAGAACCTCGCGTTCGTCAATCGGAACTTCGTCCGTGAGGATTCCCAGGCGCAGATCCTCGTCGAGGGTACCGTAACCGATCCCGAGACGGTACGGCGGCTCTCCGAGGCCGAGCGCGAGGCCGCCGACAGCGACGTCGCGGTCCCCCTCTCGAGCGACGAGGCCGACGTTCAGAGTCCGCTCCGGACGATGCAACGGGTCGCCGCGGAGAACGAGTCGTTCAACGCGACGCTCACCGCGGCGGACACCGACGGCGACGGGGTGCCCGACCGGAACGTCGAGCAGGTGTACGACGAGCTGTTCGCCGTCGCCCCCGACGAGGCGGCCGGCGTCATCCACCGGACCCAAGACGGCGACTACGAGGCCGTTCGGATGGTCGTCTCGACGAGCGGGGCCGCGGCGATGAGCGATGTCACGACCGAGATGCAAGCTATCGCGGACGGGCTCGACGGGAACGGGCTCGAGGCCACCGCGACCGGACAGACGATCCTGTTCGACATCGTCCAGGAGCAACTGATGGACACGGTCATCGAGAGCCTGCTGATAACGCTCGTGGCCGTCTTCGTGTTCCTGATGGTCGCCTATCGGCTCACGAAGGGGAGCGCGACGCTCGGCGCGGTGACGCTGCTCCCTGTCGTGTTCAGCGTCTCGTGGATTCTCGGGACGATGGCCCTGCTCGAGATCCCCTTCAACGTCATGACGGGGATGATCACGAGCCTCACCGTCGGGCTCGGCGTCGCCTACAGCATCCACATGAGCGAACGGTACAGTCTGGAACTGGAACGGACGGGGTCGGTCTGGGAAGCGATGTCGCGGACGGTCACCGGCACTGGCGGCGCACTACTGGGCAGCGCTGCGACGACCGTCGGCGGCTTCGGCGTCCTCGTCGTCGCCATCCTCCCGCCGCTCCAGCAGTTCGGGATCATCACCGGGATGACGATCATCTACGCGTTCCTCGCGAGCGTGCTCGTCCTCCCGAGCCTGCTCGTCGTCTGGACGAAGTATCTCGGTCCGGACGTCTCCTTCGACGCACCGAGCGACAGTTCGGCCGTCGCGACGGCCAGCGACGGCGGGCAAGTCACAGCGGCGTCGAACGACCAGGACGGCACGTAG
- a CDS encoding zinc ribbon domain-containing protein: MAQSNSRKRPWLAALLAVLVTGLGHLYLRRWRRALGWLASSFLVTVLFVDPAAVDELSTGAPSLETLLTAAPMLVVAGLSTLDAYVLARARHSSASATALPSDAADDAFACPHCGKALDPELEFCHWCTRSVADAEPNRESTNNE, translated from the coding sequence ATGGCCCAGTCGAACTCCCGGAAGCGACCGTGGCTCGCAGCGCTGCTGGCAGTCCTCGTCACCGGCCTCGGACACCTGTATCTCCGCCGATGGCGTCGCGCGCTCGGGTGGCTCGCGAGTTCGTTTCTCGTCACCGTCCTGTTCGTCGATCCGGCGGCGGTCGACGAACTTTCGACTGGAGCCCCGAGCCTCGAGACGCTACTCACGGCCGCGCCGATGCTCGTCGTCGCGGGACTCAGTACCCTCGACGCGTACGTGCTCGCTCGCGCCCGCCACTCGAGCGCGAGCGCAACCGCCCTCCCGTCCGACGCGGCCGACGACGCGTTCGCCTGTCCCCACTGCGGCAAGGCCCTCGATCCCGAACTCGAGTTCTGTCACTGGTGCACACGCTCCGTCGCGGACGCCGAACCGAACCGCGAGTCGACGAACAACGAGTGA
- a CDS encoding TetR/AcrR family transcriptional regulator → MADSPNERDADPNEEIMRATYRALREHGYADLTIQRIADEYGKSTAAIHYHYETKEDLLAAFLDFVLDRFKDTVHEVETTDPEQRLELLLDKLLVDAEDHVDLLVAILEMRSQAPYKERFRERFRENDEYVRYLLRTVIEQGIESGTFEPVDAEHVARTLMTLVDGARTRAVVFDEERALPTARRAAAEYVSHVLLDGD, encoded by the coding sequence ATGGCGGACTCGCCGAACGAGAGGGATGCCGATCCAAACGAGGAGATCATGCGAGCGACCTACCGGGCGCTTCGCGAGCACGGGTACGCGGATCTCACGATTCAGCGGATCGCCGACGAGTACGGCAAATCGACGGCGGCGATCCACTACCACTACGAGACGAAGGAGGACCTGCTTGCGGCGTTTCTGGACTTCGTCCTCGATCGGTTCAAAGACACCGTCCACGAGGTGGAGACGACCGATCCCGAGCAGCGACTCGAGCTGTTACTCGACAAACTGCTCGTCGACGCCGAGGACCACGTGGACCTGCTCGTCGCCATACTCGAGATGCGGAGTCAGGCACCGTACAAGGAACGGTTCCGCGAGCGCTTCCGAGAGAACGACGAGTACGTCCGCTACCTGCTTCGCACGGTGATCGAACAAGGGATCGAGTCGGGCACGTTCGAGCCCGTCGACGCCGAACACGTGGCGCGAACACTCATGACGCTCGTGGACGGGGCCCGGACTCGAGCGGTCGTCTTCGACGAGGAGCGCGCGCTCCCGACGGCGAGACGGGCCGCCGCCGAGTACGTGAGTCACGTCCTGCTGGACGGCGATTGA
- a CDS encoding acyl-CoA carboxylase subunit beta yields MTDDTPFENVAEAKRTLSDDAREDAVEYQHELGKLTARERIDYLLDDGTFDEIGRLASPMPTTPETTDWERSDAPADGVITGFGTIDGREVAVFATDFTVKGGSIGHAGGRKMKRVSERALDRGLPLIMLHDGGGHRIQEGLDAAPFARGDNGFSKLQTTLSGWVPVVSAMMGPAFAAPTNFAALSDFVPIVDGTGTMGVAGPSLVKAALGVDGSKDELGSARFQTSETGMADVACEDDEACLDAVRTFLSYLPRNARRDPPTTDPEPPADAAVERLREIIPASPRKGYDIYAIIDGIVDRNSTFELKPTYARNIVTTFARLDGRPIGVIANNPRFKAGTIDTAASEKASHFASLCDAYGLPIVTLTDVPGILPGPDSEQEGIARHSAKLPFELARATVPIANVVLRRGYGFGYVAMGGGRSLDSELTVLWPTAELAAMGIEGAVDIAYGHEIDSADDPESRRQELIDTFESRTDAVRAATRVGIDGVVQPEQTRDRIRRAFERATEPHDPDWPPKKHPINPI; encoded by the coding sequence ATGACCGACGATACTCCTTTCGAGAACGTCGCAGAGGCGAAACGGACACTTTCGGACGACGCGCGTGAAGACGCAGTCGAATATCAACACGAACTCGGCAAGTTGACCGCTCGAGAACGCATCGACTACCTCCTCGACGACGGGACGTTCGACGAGATCGGCCGTCTCGCTTCGCCGATGCCGACCACCCCCGAAACGACCGACTGGGAGCGAAGCGACGCGCCGGCAGACGGCGTGATTACGGGATTCGGGACGATCGACGGTCGAGAGGTAGCCGTGTTCGCGACCGACTTCACGGTCAAAGGCGGATCGATCGGGCACGCCGGCGGTCGGAAGATGAAGCGAGTCTCCGAACGCGCGCTGGACCGGGGGCTCCCGCTGATCATGCTCCACGACGGTGGCGGCCATCGAATTCAGGAGGGACTCGATGCAGCGCCGTTCGCTCGAGGAGACAACGGGTTCTCGAAGCTACAGACGACGCTGTCAGGGTGGGTCCCTGTCGTCTCAGCGATGATGGGGCCGGCCTTCGCGGCGCCAACGAACTTCGCGGCGCTCTCGGACTTCGTCCCCATCGTCGACGGAACGGGGACGATGGGCGTCGCCGGCCCCTCGCTCGTGAAAGCGGCGCTCGGCGTCGACGGGAGTAAGGACGAACTCGGCAGTGCGCGTTTCCAGACGAGCGAGACCGGAATGGCGGACGTCGCGTGCGAGGACGACGAAGCCTGTCTCGACGCGGTTCGGACGTTCCTCTCGTATCTCCCGCGAAACGCCAGACGGGACCCACCGACGACGGATCCGGAACCGCCGGCCGATGCGGCCGTCGAGCGATTGCGCGAAATTATTCCCGCGAGCCCACGGAAGGGGTACGATATCTACGCGATTATCGACGGGATCGTCGACCGGAACTCGACGTTCGAACTCAAACCGACCTACGCTCGGAACATCGTCACGACGTTCGCGCGACTCGACGGGAGACCGATCGGCGTTATCGCCAACAACCCGCGGTTCAAAGCCGGAACGATCGATACCGCGGCCTCGGAGAAGGCGTCCCACTTCGCATCGCTGTGTGACGCGTACGGACTCCCGATCGTCACCTTGACCGACGTTCCCGGGATCCTGCCCGGTCCGGACTCGGAACAGGAGGGGATCGCCCGTCACTCGGCGAAACTGCCGTTCGAGTTGGCGCGGGCGACGGTGCCGATCGCGAACGTCGTTCTCCGTCGCGGATACGGGTTCGGCTACGTCGCGATGGGCGGCGGACGGTCGCTCGACTCCGAACTGACGGTGTTGTGGCCGACCGCCGAACTCGCGGCGATGGGTATCGAAGGTGCCGTCGACATCGCCTACGGACACGAGATCGACTCGGCGGACGATCCGGAATCCCGCCGACAGGAGTTGATCGACACGTTCGAATCGCGGACCGACGCGGTCCGCGCTGCGACCCGCGTCGGCATCGACGGTGTCGTTCAACCGGAGCAGACCCGTGATCGAATCCGTCGGGCGTTCGAGCGCGCGACCGAACCACACGATCCCGACTGGCCCCCGAAAAAGCATCCGATCAATCCCATCTGA
- a CDS encoding Clp protease/crotonase-like domain-containing protein has product MPVTDVSNRDTTDERARGWADSVVESAPLGMESGRRMVSSALEMPLDTGPELEREFGATLPEIDDHAEGFAAGLENREPEFDGN; this is encoded by the coding sequence ATGCCCGTAACCGATGTGTCGAACCGGGACACCACCGACGAGCGCGCTCGAGGCTGGGCGGATTCGGTAGTCGAGAGCGCTCCGCTGGGCATGGAGTCCGGACGACGGATGGTGAGTTCGGCCCTCGAGATGCCACTCGATACGGGCCCCGAACTCGAGCGGGAATTCGGAGCGACGCTGCCCGAAATCGACGATCATGCCGAGGGGTTCGCCGCAGGCCTCGAAAACCGGGAACCCGAGTTCGACGGAAACTAA
- a CDS encoding ribbon-helix-helix domain-containing protein produces the protein MAQQPSASDITPEPANSRLADRQPLDRVTFRATDEQLDALESLVDAGAYPTRSAAIRAGIQQLLEQHARVDADSGSQ, from the coding sequence ATGGCACAGCAGCCCTCCGCCAGCGACATCACGCCCGAACCGGCCAACTCCCGACTGGCGGACCGCCAGCCGCTCGATCGCGTCACCTTCCGGGCGACCGACGAACAACTCGACGCGCTCGAGTCGCTCGTCGACGCCGGCGCGTACCCCACTCGGAGCGCGGCGATCAGGGCCGGGATTCAACAGCTCCTCGAGCAGCACGCTCGGGTCGACGCCGACAGCGGTAGCCAGTGA
- a CDS encoding MFS transporter produces MGRARLFASLCGLVFLLNLARIVFAPLLDVIIGEFAIGEATAGLLVTLAWVGSATPRLPTGWLLTKVPRHYVVIGSGAVLTVASGFAATATTVRHLMVGAFLMGIASGVYFVSANPFLSELFPDRVGRVMGIHGAASQLAAVVAAPLVALTLVVDWRLSLWGIAVGAAAVTVYTWIAARRTELPRASEADRNFVAGALSEWRLIVTALAVVGAASFVWQGVFNFYELYMQWKGLSGQVSGLLLSLVFTAGIPAFYFGGDLADRLPRVPYLLSIVGVFAVTLLVLTVVDGLIGLIVVSGILGFVIHALFPATDTFLLDTLPDSTRGSAYAVFSSAWMLTQSLGSFVLGLFVESGYSYDSVFRTGALVLGATVVVLALIDRTGRLPS; encoded by the coding sequence ATGGGCCGCGCCCGACTCTTCGCCTCGCTCTGTGGTCTCGTTTTCCTCCTCAACCTCGCGCGAATCGTCTTTGCACCGCTGTTGGACGTAATTATCGGTGAGTTCGCTATCGGTGAGGCGACTGCCGGACTCCTCGTGACGCTCGCGTGGGTCGGAAGCGCGACCCCTCGATTGCCGACGGGGTGGCTCCTGACGAAAGTGCCGCGACACTACGTCGTGATCGGGTCCGGAGCCGTCCTCACGGTCGCGTCCGGATTCGCTGCGACCGCAACGACCGTCCGCCACCTCATGGTGGGGGCCTTCCTGATGGGCATCGCCTCCGGCGTGTACTTCGTCTCGGCCAATCCGTTTCTGAGCGAGCTGTTTCCGGACCGCGTCGGCCGCGTCATGGGGATTCACGGTGCCGCCAGTCAGCTCGCCGCAGTGGTCGCCGCGCCGCTCGTGGCGCTCACGCTCGTCGTCGACTGGCGCCTCTCGCTGTGGGGGATCGCCGTCGGTGCAGCGGCGGTAACGGTCTACACGTGGATCGCCGCGAGACGGACCGAGCTACCGAGGGCCAGCGAGGCGGACCGAAACTTCGTCGCCGGCGCGCTCTCGGAGTGGCGTCTCATCGTGACTGCGCTCGCGGTCGTCGGCGCGGCGTCGTTCGTCTGGCAGGGCGTGTTCAACTTCTACGAGCTGTACATGCAGTGGAAGGGGCTTTCCGGGCAGGTGTCGGGGCTGTTGCTCTCTCTCGTCTTCACTGCCGGCATTCCCGCGTTTTACTTCGGCGGCGATCTGGCAGACAGGCTGCCGCGCGTTCCCTACTTGCTCAGTATCGTCGGCGTCTTCGCCGTCACGCTGCTCGTTCTGACAGTCGTCGACGGGTTGATCGGACTGATCGTCGTCTCCGGGATCCTCGGCTTCGTCATTCACGCGCTGTTTCCGGCCACGGACACGTTCCTCCTCGATACGCTGCCGGATTCGACGCGGGGTAGCGCCTACGCCGTGTTCAGTTCCGCCTGGATGCTCACGCAATCGCTCGGCTCGTTCGTCCTGGGACTGTTCGTCGAATCCGGCTACTCTTACGATTCGGTGTTCCGGACCGGCGCTCTCGTCCTCGGTGCCACAGTCGTCGTTCTCGCGCTCATCGACCGAACCGGACGGTTGCCGAGCTGA
- a CDS encoding PadR family transcriptional regulator, producing MHDLTGFQRDLLYTIAGLDEPHGLAIKADLEEYYENEIHHGRLYPNLDEIVAKGLVEKGELDQRTNYYTITARGHRELEARREWEDEYVDELLADSA from the coding sequence ATGCACGATCTCACGGGGTTCCAGCGAGACCTGCTCTACACGATCGCCGGACTGGACGAGCCACACGGACTGGCGATCAAAGCGGACCTCGAGGAGTACTACGAGAACGAGATCCATCACGGCCGACTCTATCCGAACCTCGACGAGATCGTCGCCAAGGGCCTCGTCGAGAAAGGCGAGCTCGACCAGCGGACGAATTACTACACGATCACGGCTCGCGGCCACCGCGAACTCGAGGCCCGGCGCGAGTGGGAGGACGAGTACGTCGACGAGTTACTCGCTGACTCGGCGTAA